A single genomic interval of Alteromonas sp. CI.11.F.A3 harbors:
- the tilS gene encoding tRNA lysidine(34) synthetase TilS, giving the protein MSEIVNHICESITTSLANTSFEAPPLLVVAYSGGVDSSLLLHVLHAFREQTSTAVHAVHVHHGLSDNADTWLRHCQSECDKLTIPLNHYHVAVDNGARKSLESEARDARYKVLHEFCHANNGVLLLGQHAEDQLETVLLQLKRGAGPQGLSGMGAQQWRNGVLTLRPMLALQKTDIVDAANRLDLQWVNDESNADDRYDRNFLRNQIVPALSERWPQLSKTALRSAQLCAEQTALVTEQAEIYLSQCLVTDTQLKGAELLTLSKNWQRAVLRQWFSKQSVLHPSQAQLAQIENMLLAKQDAAPEVSFSWGKVARFNSDLYWLLKLNSQIPHSLDVKDSVDTELFWLREPLTLRVTNKLSGAVTIKMGVKGLRVKPKGAQVSKILKDWFKQWKVPTWERAEAPILFLDEEAVALVVNRKVVILETMPPTLAVEIVGVD; this is encoded by the coding sequence GTGAGTGAGATTGTAAATCACATCTGTGAGTCTATCACTACCTCACTTGCTAACACATCATTTGAAGCGCCACCTCTTCTCGTTGTTGCTTACAGCGGAGGGGTGGATTCCTCCTTACTGCTGCATGTCCTGCATGCCTTTCGCGAGCAAACTTCTACGGCTGTCCACGCCGTTCATGTACACCATGGGTTGAGCGATAATGCCGATACGTGGCTACGCCATTGCCAATCTGAATGTGACAAATTAACAATTCCGCTTAACCATTATCACGTCGCCGTTGATAATGGCGCTCGTAAGAGCCTTGAATCTGAAGCCAGAGACGCCCGCTATAAGGTGCTACATGAGTTTTGCCATGCGAACAATGGCGTGCTTCTTTTAGGTCAACATGCTGAAGATCAGCTAGAAACCGTACTGTTGCAGTTAAAGCGCGGTGCGGGGCCACAAGGGCTGTCAGGCATGGGAGCGCAACAATGGCGAAATGGGGTACTTACCCTTCGTCCCATGTTAGCACTTCAGAAAACCGATATTGTTGATGCCGCGAATCGCCTTGATTTGCAGTGGGTCAATGATGAGTCAAATGCCGATGATCGCTATGATCGTAATTTCCTTCGCAATCAGATTGTCCCAGCGTTATCTGAGCGATGGCCTCAATTGTCAAAAACTGCACTAAGAAGTGCCCAGCTATGTGCCGAGCAAACGGCCTTAGTAACAGAGCAGGCTGAAATATATCTTAGTCAGTGCTTAGTGACAGATACTCAGTTAAAAGGCGCTGAGCTGCTTACCTTGTCTAAAAACTGGCAACGAGCCGTATTGCGCCAATGGTTTTCAAAGCAATCGGTGTTGCATCCCTCTCAAGCACAATTAGCGCAAATAGAAAATATGCTATTGGCGAAACAAGATGCTGCGCCTGAAGTGTCGTTTTCTTGGGGAAAAGTAGCAAGGTTTAATAGCGACCTTTATTGGTTATTAAAACTAAACAGCCAGATACCGCATAGCCTTGATGTAAAAGATAGCGTCGACACCGAATTGTTTTGGTTGAGAGAACCCCTAACGCTAAGAGTGACGAATAAGCTATCGGGCGCAGTAACCATTAAAATGGGCGTGAAGGGACTACGTGTAAAGCCAAAAGGCGCACAGGTATCGAAGATACTTAAAGATTGGTTTAAACAGTGGAAGGTTCCTACGTGGGAAAGAGCCGAGGCGCCTATACTCTTTTTAGATGAAGAGGCGGTGGCGTTGGTAGTAAATCGAAAAGTCGTTATCTTGGAAACCATGCCACCGACGTTAGCTGTTGAAATAGTGGGTGTAGACTAA
- the accA gene encoding acetyl-CoA carboxylase carboxyl transferase subunit alpha: MSIQFLDFEQPIAELEAKIEELRLVNQGGEFDVGIEEDINKLRGKSAELTKKIFSDLGAWQVSQLARHPMRPYTLDYIPRIFTDFDELAGDRAFADDKAILGGPAMLDGQPVMVIGHQKGRDTNEKIKRNFGMPKPEGYRKALRLMKMAERFNLPIITFIDTPGAYPGVGAEERGQSEAIAKNLFEMAELTVPIICTVIGEGGSGGALAIGVGDRVNMLQYSTYSVISPEGCASILWKSAEKAPLAAEAMGVSAGQIKELGLINSIVEEPLGGAHRDHTSMAANLKAVLKQQLSQLKTLDTADLMEERYQRLMSFGYC, encoded by the coding sequence ATGAGTATACAGTTTTTGGACTTTGAACAGCCGATAGCCGAATTAGAAGCAAAAATTGAAGAGCTTAGGTTAGTGAATCAAGGCGGTGAATTCGATGTTGGTATTGAAGAAGATATTAACAAGCTGCGCGGTAAAAGCGCAGAGCTAACAAAAAAGATTTTTTCTGACTTAGGCGCGTGGCAAGTATCGCAACTTGCCCGTCACCCTATGCGCCCTTATACGCTAGACTACATCCCGCGTATTTTTACCGACTTTGACGAGTTGGCAGGTGATAGAGCTTTCGCTGATGACAAAGCCATTCTTGGCGGACCAGCTATGTTAGATGGCCAACCTGTGATGGTGATTGGGCATCAAAAAGGGCGCGACACCAACGAAAAAATTAAGCGTAACTTTGGTATGCCTAAACCTGAAGGTTACCGTAAAGCACTGCGTTTGATGAAAATGGCAGAGCGTTTCAATTTGCCAATCATTACTTTCATCGATACGCCAGGGGCTTACCCAGGTGTGGGCGCGGAAGAGCGCGGACAAAGTGAAGCCATTGCGAAAAACTTGTTTGAAATGGCTGAACTTACGGTGCCAATTATTTGTACCGTTATTGGTGAAGGTGGTTCAGGCGGCGCGCTTGCGATTGGTGTTGGCGATCGTGTGAACATGCTGCAATATTCAACTTACTCGGTTATTTCCCCTGAAGGTTGTGCGTCTATTTTGTGGAAAAGTGCAGAAAAAGCGCCATTAGCCGCAGAAGCAATGGGTGTAAGTGCAGGCCAGATTAAAGAGCTTGGGCTTATTAATAGTATTGTTGAAGAGCCACTAGGTGGCGCTCATCGTGACCACACTAGCATGGCTGCGAACTTAAAAGCGGTACTTAAACAGCAGTTGAGTCAACTTAAAACCTTAGACACGGCTGACTTAATGGAAGAACGTTATCAACGTCTTATGTCTTTCGGCTACTGCTAG
- the dnaE gene encoding DNA polymerase III subunit alpha, whose amino-acid sequence MSSPFIHLRVHSDYSMMDGLNKVKPILGKVSEYNMPAVAITDQMNMCGLVKFYSGAHGLGIKPIIGTDFWVTNEAFGDEPFRLTLLAMNNEGYKNITVLISKAYLRGHVAHRAVIDQDWLIEHAEGVIILSGAQLGDVGVALTKNNTSLLAESLAFYKTHFQDRFYLELIRTGRPGEEDYLHRAVECAEREGLPVVATNEVCFINKEGYDAHEIRVCIHDGYTLDDTRRPKRYSDQQYLRTSEEMVELFSDIPEAIENTVEIAKRCNVTVRLDEYFLPQFPTGGMTTEDFLVKVSEEGLERRLAFLFPDEQVRAEKRPEYDDRLRIELEVINQMGFPGYFLIVMEFIQWSKDNNIPVGPGRGSGAGSLVAYALDITDLDPLEFDLLFERFLNPERVSMPDFDVDFCMDRRDEVIDHVAELYGRQAVSQIITFGTMAAKAVVRDVGRVLGHPYGFVDRISKLIPPDPGMTLEKAFAAEPRLPEVYDQDEEVKDLIDMAHILEGVTRNAGKHAGGVVIAPTTITDFAPLYCDDEGNNPVTQFDKNDVETAGLVKFDFLGLRTLTIIQWAIDMVKEGKGIDIDITSIPLADAKSFRTLLNAETTAVFQLESRGMKELIKRLKPDSFEDIIALVALFRPGPLQSGMVDNFIDRKHGREAISYPDAEYQHECLQEILEPTYGIILYQEQVMQIAQEMAGYSLGGADLLRRAMGKKKPEEMAKQRGAFAEGSKNNNIDPDLAMKIFDLVEKFAGYGFNKSHSAAYALVSYQTLWLKAHYPAEFMAAVMSADMDNTDKIVTLVDECSRMGLELLPPDLNAGKHKFTVDEKGRIVYGIGAIKGVGEGPIEAIIEARENQGAFKDLFDFCAKIDIKRVNKRVLEKLVLAGALDNLGPHRAALMASLPDAIAAAGQHAKAESFGQSDMFGLLTTEPDEVEQAFADVPLWPEKVWLEGEKDTLGLYLTGHPINQYVEEIRHYTDGRLVDLKPTGKEQMANAVGLVLGVRVMTNKRGRRWAIVTLDDKSARIDARFFPDTFEQYESMLETDRILLIKGQVSFDDFSGGNTITARDVMDIVQAREKNARALALNVETQLLEPKKINQMQSILQAYKGGSCPVHLLVTHPDAEALITCGARWFVTPEDQLLHDLKQCLGEKAVSILYH is encoded by the coding sequence ATGTCCTCGCCTTTTATTCATTTACGCGTACACAGCGATTATTCCATGATGGATGGGCTTAATAAGGTTAAGCCCATACTTGGCAAAGTGTCTGAGTACAACATGCCTGCTGTGGCGATTACCGACCAAATGAATATGTGTGGTTTGGTAAAGTTTTATTCTGGTGCACATGGGCTTGGCATTAAACCTATTATTGGTACCGATTTCTGGGTGACCAATGAAGCCTTTGGCGATGAGCCGTTCCGTCTTACCTTGCTTGCGATGAATAACGAGGGCTATAAGAACATTACGGTTCTTATTTCTAAAGCCTACTTGCGAGGTCACGTTGCGCATAGAGCAGTTATCGATCAAGATTGGCTTATTGAACATGCTGAAGGCGTAATCATACTTTCCGGTGCTCAGTTAGGTGATGTTGGCGTAGCCCTGACTAAAAACAACACCAGCTTGTTGGCAGAATCGTTGGCCTTCTATAAAACCCATTTCCAAGACCGTTTTTATCTTGAGCTTATTCGCACTGGTCGCCCTGGTGAAGAAGATTACTTACACCGCGCGGTAGAATGTGCCGAGCGAGAAGGCTTGCCAGTAGTAGCAACCAATGAAGTGTGCTTCATTAATAAAGAAGGTTACGACGCGCACGAAATACGAGTGTGTATTCATGATGGCTACACCCTAGATGATACTCGCCGTCCTAAACGATACAGCGACCAGCAATATCTTCGTACCAGCGAAGAAATGGTGGAGCTCTTCAGTGATATCCCTGAGGCCATAGAAAATACGGTTGAAATCGCTAAGCGATGCAACGTTACAGTACGATTAGACGAATACTTTTTGCCCCAGTTTCCTACTGGTGGCATGACCACTGAAGATTTCTTGGTCAAAGTGTCGGAAGAAGGACTTGAGCGCCGGTTAGCGTTTCTGTTTCCTGATGAGCAAGTACGTGCAGAAAAACGCCCCGAGTACGATGACAGGCTCCGTATCGAGTTAGAAGTAATCAACCAAATGGGTTTCCCTGGCTACTTCCTTATCGTAATGGAATTCATCCAGTGGAGTAAGGATAACAACATTCCAGTAGGCCCTGGTCGTGGTTCTGGTGCGGGCTCTTTAGTGGCTTATGCATTAGATATTACCGACCTTGATCCCCTTGAATTCGACTTGCTCTTCGAACGATTCCTTAACCCTGAGCGGGTATCAATGCCGGATTTCGATGTCGATTTCTGTATGGATAGACGTGATGAAGTTATCGATCACGTGGCTGAACTTTATGGCCGTCAGGCGGTATCGCAGATTATTACCTTTGGTACCATGGCGGCAAAAGCCGTGGTGCGCGATGTGGGCCGTGTACTAGGTCACCCTTACGGTTTTGTCGATCGTATTTCAAAGCTTATTCCACCTGACCCAGGCATGACCCTTGAAAAAGCGTTTGCCGCCGAGCCTCGTTTACCCGAAGTGTACGACCAAGACGAAGAGGTTAAAGACCTTATCGACATGGCGCATATTTTAGAAGGGGTAACGCGAAATGCCGGTAAACATGCTGGTGGTGTAGTTATTGCGCCAACCACTATTACCGATTTTGCGCCGCTATACTGCGACGATGAAGGTAATAACCCGGTTACTCAATTCGATAAAAACGATGTTGAAACTGCAGGGCTGGTTAAGTTCGACTTCCTGGGGTTACGTACCCTAACCATTATCCAGTGGGCCATTGATATGGTGAAGGAAGGGAAGGGTATCGACATTGATATCACCTCTATTCCTTTAGCGGATGCAAAAAGCTTCCGCACTCTGCTAAATGCAGAAACTACCGCGGTGTTCCAGTTGGAATCTCGCGGTATGAAAGAGCTAATAAAACGCCTTAAGCCAGATAGCTTTGAAGATATTATCGCCTTGGTAGCCTTGTTTAGACCGGGACCTTTGCAATCGGGCATGGTAGATAACTTCATCGACCGTAAGCATGGCCGTGAAGCTATTTCTTATCCCGATGCTGAATACCAGCACGAATGCTTGCAAGAAATTCTAGAGCCTACCTACGGCATTATCTTGTACCAAGAACAGGTAATGCAGATTGCGCAGGAAATGGCGGGCTACTCCCTAGGTGGCGCCGATTTGTTACGTCGTGCTATGGGTAAGAAAAAGCCAGAAGAAATGGCTAAGCAACGTGGCGCGTTTGCTGAAGGGTCGAAGAACAACAACATCGACCCAGATTTGGCAATGAAAATTTTCGACTTGGTAGAAAAATTCGCCGGCTACGGGTTTAACAAATCTCACTCTGCTGCTTACGCCCTGGTGTCTTATCAAACCTTATGGTTAAAAGCCCATTATCCTGCTGAATTCATGGCCGCGGTAATGTCGGCCGATATGGATAATACCGATAAAATTGTTACCTTGGTTGATGAATGCAGTCGAATGGGTCTTGAGTTATTGCCCCCAGACTTAAATGCGGGTAAGCATAAATTCACCGTCGATGAGAAAGGCAGAATTGTATACGGTATTGGCGCTATTAAAGGGGTAGGTGAAGGTCCCATTGAAGCCATTATCGAAGCCAGAGAAAACCAAGGTGCGTTTAAAGATTTGTTCGATTTTTGTGCAAAAATTGATATTAAGCGTGTTAATAAACGAGTGCTGGAAAAACTAGTACTCGCGGGTGCGCTGGATAATCTAGGCCCTCACCGGGCTGCACTCATGGCATCTTTACCCGATGCTATCGCAGCTGCGGGGCAGCACGCTAAAGCGGAATCGTTTGGACAGTCAGACATGTTTGGTTTGCTAACCACTGAGCCTGATGAAGTAGAACAAGCTTTTGCTGATGTGCCACTATGGCCAGAAAAAGTATGGTTAGAAGGTGAAAAAGATACCTTAGGTTTATACCTTACAGGTCATCCTATAAACCAATACGTCGAAGAAATTAGGCATTACACTGATGGAAGGCTGGTCGACTTAAAACCCACAGGCAAAGAACAAATGGCAAATGCTGTTGGCTTAGTGCTTGGGGTTAGGGTAATGACCAATAAGCGAGGAAGACGTTGGGCTATTGTCACACTTGATGATAAAAGTGCGCGAATAGACGCTCGTTTTTTCCCAGATACCTTCGAACAGTATGAATCTATGCTAGAAACTGACAGAATATTGCTCATAAAGGGACAGGTCAGCTTTGATGATTTCTCTGGGGGCAATACAATCACCGCCCGTGATGTAATGGACATTGTTCAGGCACGGGAGAAAAACGCGAGAGCATTGGCGTTAAATGTTGAAACCCAGTTGCTTGAACCGAAAAAGATTAATCAAATGCAATCTATCTTGCAGGCCTATAAAGGCGGAAGTTGTCCGGTGCATTTATTAGTAACGCATCCCGATGCAGAAGCACTAATTACGTGTGGTGCAAGGTGGTTCGTTACACCAGAAGATCAACTTTTGCACGATCTCAAGCAATGTTTGGGAGAAAAAGCCGTTTCAATCCTCTACCATTAG